A window of the Arachis duranensis cultivar V14167 chromosome 5, aradu.V14167.gnm2.J7QH, whole genome shotgun sequence genome harbors these coding sequences:
- the LOC107487626 gene encoding uncharacterized protein LOC107487626, protein MRGPMDLFVRKPKTAIARNKREKLRQQNIKEVCNKEAVRRVHRYIAQWFYQAGIPLNPVKLKSFQEMLWAVGSFGPNLPTPSYHALRVPLLNEELDYTKGLLKGHKEKWEKYGCSIMSDAWTDKRQRSNINFLVNSRAGTMFLKSIDASDYVKTGEKLFELLDDVVEEIGEHNVVQVVTDNGSNYVLAGKLLMEKRPNLFWTPCAAHCLDLMLEDIGKLPLIQKTIKRAISLVSFIYSHSSTLAMLRSFTNGKELVRHAVTRFATSFLSLERLYEEKGNLRRMFTSDEWAKNKLSKEAKNKLSKETTKIVIMPSFWNHVKYTLKILGPLVRVLRLVDGEKKPPMGYIYEAMEKAKECIMKTFLNDESKYNDVFKIIDNRWNCQLHRPLHATGHFLNPELFYDNPRIELDLEVTKGWFECITRLVPSQAVQQKILEEQALYKAGYGLFGSDFAKSQRKKILPAFWWRTYGHEAPNMRDLAIKILSLTCSASGCKRNWMGEIGTATFRDDSVDDDADFVHQDDNTLSWNLLFEAMEGHDPITNTRRQQKKKRKEPATARGGARGGPSGSKASKKGKEKAVIVEEEEPKFEDEEDSENEEEQEEEIQFNDTESEDDEGAEGHDNNRVNLDDFDES, encoded by the exons ATGAGAGGTCCAATGGACTTGTTTGTTAGAAAACCTAAAACTGCcattgcaagaaacaaaagaGAGAAATTGAGGCAGCAGAACATCAAGGAAGTATGTAATAAGGAAGCAGTTCGTAGAGTTCATCGATACATAGCACAGTGGTTCTACCAAGCTGGGATTCCATTGAACCCGGTAAAGTTGAAGAGTTTTCAAGAAATGTTGTGGGCTGTTGGAAGCTTTGGTCCCAATTTACCTACTCCCAGTTATCATGCTCTAAGGGTTCCACTGCTTAATGAGGAGTTGGATTACACCAAAGGATTGTTGAAGGGTCATAAAGAGAAATGGGAAAAGTATGGTTGCTCTATTATGTCAGATGCTTGGACGGATAAAAGGCAAAGGAGCAATATTAATTTTCTTGTAAACTCTCGAGCTGGAACAATGTTTTTGAAGTCTATTGATGCTTCTGATTATGTGAAGACTGGTGAGAAATTATTTGAGCTTCTTGATGATGTTGTCGAGGAAATTGGTGAGCACAACGTTGTTCAAGTTGTAACTGATAATGGGAGTAATTATGTTCTTGCTGGTAAGTTGCTGATGGAGAAAAGGCCAAATTTGTTTTGGACTCCTTGTGCTGCCCACTGTTTGGATTTGATGCTTGAGGACATTGGGAAGTTACCATTAATtcaaaaaaccataaaaaggGCCATTTCATTGGTTAGCTTCATTTATAGTCACTCTAGCACGTTAGCTATGTTGAGAAGCTTCACAAATGGCAAGGAGTTGGTAAGGCATGCAGTCACCCGATTTGCCACTTCATTTCTCTCTTTGGAAAGGCTTTATGAGGAGAAAGGAAATTTGAGAAGAATGTTCACCTCAGATGAATGGGCAAAGAATAAGTTGTCAAAGGAGGCAAAGAATAAGTTGTCAAAGGAGACAACAAAGATTGTTATCATGCCCTCTTTTTGGAATCATGTCAAGTACACCCTTAAGATTTTGGGCCCTCTTGTTCGGGTGCTTAGACTTGTTGATGGAGAGAAGAAGCCACCAATGGGATATATTTATGAAGCAATGGAGAAGGCAAAGGAATGCATCATGAAAACATTTCTTAATGATGAGAGCAAGTATAATGATGTTTTTAAAATCATTGACAACAGATGGAATTGCCAACTTCATCGTCCATTGCATGCAACCGGTCATTTTCTAAATCCCGAGTTGTTTTATGACAACCCTCGGATTGAACTGGATTTAGAAGTTACAAAGGGATGGTTTGAGTGTATCACTAGATTGGTGCCAAGTCAAGCTGTGCAACAGAAGATATTGGAGGAGCAAGCACTATACAAGGCCGGCTATGGACTTTTTGGATCAGATTTTGCAAAATCTCAAAGGAAAAAGATTTTACCCG caTTTTGGTGGCGGACATATGGGCATGAAGCTCCAAACATGCGAGACCTTGCTATCAAGATCTTGAGCTTGACTTGTAGTGCTTCTGGATGTAAGCGCAATTGGA TGGGAGAAATTGGGACTGCCACCTTTCGAGATGATAGTGTGGATGATGATGCTGATTTCGTTCATCAAGATGATAACACTTTAAGTTGGAACCTTCTTTTTGAAGCAATGGAAGGACATGATCCTATAACAAATACTAGaagacaacaaaaaaaaaaaagaaaagaacctGCAACTGCAAGAGGTGGTGCAAGGGGTGGACCAAGTGGGTCTAAGGCttcaaaaaaaggaaaagaaaaggcaGTAATTGTGGAAGAGGAAGAACCAAaatttgaagatgaagaggattctgaaaatgaagaagaacaagaagaggagATTCAATTCAATGATACCGAATCAGAGGATGATGAGGGAGCAGAGGGACATGATAATAATCGTGTTAATTTGGATGACTTTGATGAGAGCTAG
- the LOC107487654 gene encoding BTB/POZ domain-containing protein At3g49900 codes for MSNGWNHQFGVIDTIYEEEPEFSSTSSSPSLSPPSFSSSPPLLHSTISAWSLSSGHQTDLLLRVQGTCFRLHKDRIISRSSYLKRHLTNLTEFTLSPPLNITPHTFAAIAEFCYSSRVHLTPNNVAAIRTAAGLLGMTDSRGYDGENLCHVAESYFNRIVGIDQEYASVVLRSCMGLLPEAETTASLVSRCIEALVWDDYDGHDIDATCLNVVVEIRPQDFQSVVDSINARLPHHDVLYRMIDLYFKENKNGKLTEEQKSQLCNSIDCTKLSPRVLMECVQNPRVPLRFIVRAMLVEHLNTRRSIAVAAAASGGNQQDERESLGDILRRDSARRQTAQLKEAMDSTCSRIQSLEKELNGMRKILLDHHAADAEQQERKLNALNSERSASFHVMPAAAEERKIGRGGRGSVSSSALMYDGESGTPRMTKSLRQRLMSGLKNAFHRKSL; via the exons ATGAGTAACGGGTGGAACCACCAGTTCGGTGTTATCGACACCATCTATGAGGAAGAACCCGAGTTCTCTTCCACCTCCTcttccccctctctctctccaccctccttctcctcttctcCCCCACTCCTTCACTCAACTATCAGCGCCTG GTCTCTGTCTTCTGGCCATCAAACGGACCTCCTGCTACGTGTTCAAGGAACCTGCTTTCGCCTACACAAG GATCGCATCATTTCACGGAGCTCCTATCTCAAGCGCCACCTAACGAACCTCACCGAATTCACACTCTCCCCGCCGTTAAACATAACGCCCCACACCTTCGCCGCCATCGCAGAATTCTGTTACAGCAGCAGAGTCCACCTCACGCCCAATAACGTCGCCGCCATCAGGACGGCGGCGGGGCTGCTCGGCATGACGGATTCCAGAGGCTACGACGGGGAGAATCTCTGCCACGTGGCGGAATCCTACTTCAACAGAATCGTTGGTATTGACCAAGAGTACGCATCGGTGGTTCTGCGGTCCTGCATGGGTCTGCTTCCCGAGGCCGAAACGACGGCGTCGCTTGTAAGCAGGTGCATTGAAGCGCTGGTTTGGGATGACTACGATGGTCACGACATCGATGCAACTTGCTTAAACGTCGTCGTAGAGATTCGCCCTCAGGATTTTCAATCTGTCGTTGATTCCATCAATGCGCGCCTTCCCCACCACGACGTTCTCTACAGGATGATTGATCTTTATTTCAAG GAAAACAAGAACGGGAAACTTACTGAGGAACAGAAATCTCAGTTGTGCAATTCGATAGATTGTACGAAGCTATCGCCGCGTGTGTTGATGGAGTGTGTTCAGAATCCGAGAGTGCCTTTGAGGTTCATAGTGCGAGCGATGCTGGTGGAGCATCTCAACACGCGCCGCTCTATTGCGGTGGCGGCTGCTGCTTCCGGCGGGAACCAACAAGATGAGCGAGAATCACTAGGGGATATTCTGCGGCGTGACTCGGCTCGGCGTCAGACGGCTCAGCTGAAGGAGGCGATGGATTCGACGTGCTCTCGGATTCAGAGCCTGGAGAAGGAGCTTAATGGGATGAGGAAGATTCTGCTGGACCACCATGCCGCCGATGCGGAGCAGCAGGAGCGGAAGTTGAATGCGCTGAACTCAGAGCGTTCGGCGAGTTTCCACGTTATGCCGGCTGCGGCGGAGGAGAGAAAAATAGGGAGAGGTGGAAGGGGTTCAGTGTCGTCGTCGGCGCTAATGTATGATGGGGAGAGTGGGACTCCAAGGATGACGAAATCACTTAGGCAGAGGTTGATGAGTGGCCTCAAGAATGCATTTCATAGGAAAAGCTTATAG
- the LOC107487655 gene encoding 60S ribosomal protein L26-1, whose product MKYNPRVSSSRRKSRKAHFTAPSSVRRVLMSAPLTTDLRSKYNVRSMPIRKDDEVQVVRGTYKGREGKVVQVYRRKWVIHIERITREKVNGSTVNVGIHPSKVVITKLRLDKDRKSLLDRKAKGRAAADKEKGTKFAPEDIMQTVD is encoded by the coding sequence ATGAAGTACAATCCTAGGGTTTCAAGCAGCCGTAGGAAGAGCCGCAAGGCTCACTTCACTGCTCCGTCGAGCGTCCGCCGCGTTCTTATGAGCGCCCCGCTCACTACCGATCTCCGATCGAAGTACAACGTGCGCTCCATGCCGATCCGTAAAGACGATGAGGTGCAGGTGGTTAGGGGAACCTACAAAGGCCGCGAAGGGAAGGTGGTTCAGGTTTACCGTCGCAAATGGGTGATCCACATCGAGCGCATCACACGCGAGAAGGTTAACGGGTCCACCGTGAACGTCGGAATCCACCCATCGAAGGTGGTGATTACAAAGCTCCGATTGGACAAGGACAGGAAGTCTCTTCTTGACCGCAAGGCTAAGGGTCGTGCTGCCGCTGATAAGGAAAAGGGTACCAAGTTCGCTCCTGAGGATATCATGCAGACCGTTGATTAG
- the LOC107487656 gene encoding mitochondrial outer membrane protein porin 2: MTKGPGLFSDIGKKAKDLLTKDYNSDQKVTVSTYSGAGVALTSTAVKKGGHSVGDVAAQYKYRNTLVDLKVDTDSIISTTLTFTDIIPSTKTIASVKLPDYNSGKLEVQYFHDHATLTTAIAMNQSPIIDVSTTVGTPSIAIGGEAGYDTTSGRFTKYTAGISFSKPDSSASIILGDKGDTIKASYLHHLDLLKMSSAVAEITRRFSTNENTFTVGGSFAVDHLTQVKARLNNHGKLGALLQHEIIPKSVLTVSGEVDTKALDKKPRFGLAIALKP; this comes from the exons ATGACCAAGGGACCGGGACTGTTCTCCGATATCGGCAAGAAAGCCAAAG ATCTTTTGACTAAGGACTACAATTCCGATCAGAAAGTCACTGTTTCCACCTACAGCGGCGCCGGAGTG GCCCTTACTTCAACAGCCGTGAAGAAAGGTGGACACTCAGTTGGGGATGTTGCAGCACAGTATAAGTATAGGAATACTCTTGTTGATCTCAAAGTTGACACAGACTCAATT ATCTCTACTACACTCACATTTACTGACATCATTCCTTCCACCAAGACTATTGCTTCAGTTAAGCTGCCTGATTATAATTCTGGCAAG TTAGAGGTTCAATACTTCCATGACCATGCTACCTTGACAACAGCCATTGCAATGAACCAATCCCCTATCATTGATGTTTCTACCACTGTTGGTACCCCAAGCATTGCGATTGGTGGTGAGGCAGGCTATGATACTACTTCAGGCCGTTTTACTAAGTACACTGCTGGGATTAGTTTCTCAAAACCCGATTCATCTGCTTCGATAATCCT TGGTGACAAGGGTGACACCATCAAAGCATCATATCTCCATCATCTGGACCTGTTAAAGATGAGCTCAGCTGTTGCAGAGATCACTAGAAGGTTCTCTACAAATGAGAACACTTTCACAGTTGGAGGCTCTTTTGCTGTTGACCATCTTACACAGGTCAAAGCAAGGCTTAACAATCATGGAAAGCTTGGCGCCCTCCTGCAGCATGAGATCATACCAAAGTCAGTGCTGACTGTTTCTGGTGAGGTTGATACCAAGGCCCTAGATAAAAAACCCAGGTTTGGATTGGCAATTGCCCTCAAACCTTGA